Proteins encoded in a region of the uncultured Paludibaculum sp. genome:
- a CDS encoding alpha/beta hydrolase-fold protein, which yields MARSFHTLGMAEGRAFTGGDGLGRVAVAVLLLCAASGIATAQPYYDLTHDSKVFGEARHYRIFLPQGYETSTRRYPVIFYFHGHSDRYTLEKYDDGKDTVPKVAAFTASHEVIVVAADGYVARDYTGFYGGAPYDVRRDGGQYDYGEYFLELLRHIDASFRTLPGRRYHATSGLSMGGFTSLYLSARYPDLIGSASAFNPGPEFYVGEPGRRSLWRPKDHTSSHGHTMVRLVRASGDYISQYHEETRAAYASAPEVDFEFRQDEYDRHWATSIAETFEFHMRAFRNPVLDAPPAQWNYASAQRRFDVYGYAVSSDVDGPGLILLERVSQDGFGLRTRRWAPDGPSAACSSLSVRTAPRYRPGASYKVLDAGVAGQVASSTDTQADADGRLLIRLDCRAHEISLIGPDTAPRPPTLLPLSERGPFRPAPGSSVHLPIHILNHRIDPLTNLKVELTSSYPTVRILKGTATRKTVAAGGTADFSGDLLVEFTAGAGDFARTRLELALSFDGGTAKETFDVMVQPDPLPTPAEIVVLDGVTRTFRVFHQTGNQGGGSSIQRTVTEGAGNGNGRLEPGEAATIWLRIPQGLDPFDKNNWCRAKVYSDSPWITEEDDIQEEKQREWTGAQNRTSLVRLSPTTSAEAKIPLILDCESWSFAYTPDVRFGTEPLYQAFQFHRHHLFGWSWTAKETKLNDLKE from the coding sequence TTGGCTCGTAGTTTCCATACACTGGGCATGGCCGAAGGCCGGGCATTTACCGGTGGCGACGGCTTGGGGCGGGTTGCGGTGGCTGTCCTGCTGCTGTGCGCCGCTTCCGGCATCGCCACGGCGCAGCCCTATTACGACCTGACGCACGACTCCAAGGTGTTTGGCGAGGCGCGCCACTACCGCATCTTCCTGCCCCAAGGCTACGAAACTTCAACGCGACGCTATCCGGTGATCTTCTACTTTCACGGCCACAGCGATCGCTACACGCTGGAAAAGTACGACGACGGCAAGGATACGGTCCCGAAAGTCGCGGCCTTCACCGCATCACACGAGGTGATCGTTGTGGCCGCCGACGGTTACGTCGCTCGCGATTACACCGGCTTCTACGGCGGAGCGCCCTATGACGTCCGGCGCGACGGCGGGCAGTACGACTATGGTGAGTACTTTCTGGAGCTGCTGCGCCACATCGACGCATCCTTCCGAACGCTGCCTGGCCGGCGCTACCACGCCACCTCGGGTCTGAGCATGGGTGGTTTCACCAGCCTCTATCTCAGCGCCCGCTACCCCGATCTTATTGGCAGCGCTTCCGCATTCAACCCCGGGCCGGAATTCTATGTGGGTGAACCCGGCCGCCGCTCGCTCTGGCGGCCCAAGGACCACACTTCCAGTCACGGCCACACGATGGTCCGCTTGGTGCGGGCGAGCGGAGACTACATCAGTCAGTATCACGAGGAGACTCGAGCTGCCTACGCCTCCGCGCCTGAGGTGGACTTCGAATTCCGGCAGGATGAGTATGACCGTCACTGGGCCACCTCGATTGCGGAGACGTTTGAGTTCCATATGCGGGCCTTCCGGAATCCTGTGCTTGATGCGCCGCCGGCACAATGGAACTACGCCAGCGCTCAGCGGCGGTTTGATGTTTACGGATACGCGGTCTCGTCCGATGTCGACGGACCAGGACTCATCCTGCTGGAGCGTGTATCTCAGGACGGATTCGGCTTGAGGACGCGGCGCTGGGCCCCCGATGGACCCTCGGCAGCCTGTTCGTCTCTCTCTGTGCGCACCGCTCCGCGATATCGTCCCGGTGCTTCATACAAGGTCCTCGATGCCGGGGTTGCAGGCCAGGTTGCTTCCAGCACGGACACGCAGGCCGATGCGGACGGCCGTCTGCTGATCAGACTGGACTGCCGCGCTCACGAGATTTCACTCATCGGGCCGGACACGGCTCCCCGGCCGCCCACTCTGCTTCCTTTGTCAGAGCGCGGCCCCTTCCGGCCCGCGCCCGGGTCCTCCGTTCACCTCCCCATCCACATCCTGAATCATCGCATCGATCCGCTGACGAATCTGAAGGTGGAACTGACTTCCAGCTACCCGACCGTCCGGATTCTGAAAGGAACGGCCACGCGAAAGACAGTCGCCGCCGGGGGGACGGCGGACTTCAGCGGCGACCTTCTCGTGGAGTTCACCGCAGGCGCCGGCGACTTCGCGCGCACACGCCTCGAATTGGCGCTTTCCTTCGACGGCGGTACGGCCAAAGAGACGTTCGACGTGATGGTGCAGCCGGACCCCTTGCCCACGCCAGCGGAGATCGTGGTGCTCGATGGCGTGACACGCACGTTCCGGGTCTTCCATCAGACAGGCAACCAGGGTGGCGGCTCGAGCATTCAGCGCACCGTTACGGAGGGGGCCGGCAACGGCAACGGCCGTCTCGAGCCTGGCGAGGCGGCTACCATCTGGCTGCGTATCCCTCAAGGACTCGATCCTTTTGACAAGAACAACTGGTGCCGGGCGAAAGTGTATTCCGACTCCCCATGGATCACGGAGGAGGACGACATCCAGGAAGAAAAGCAAAGAGAGTGGACTGGTGCCCAGAACCGCACCAGTCTCGTCCGACTGTCCCCCACTACGTCCGCGGAGGCCAAGATCCCGCTGATTCTCGACTGCGAGAGTTGGAGTTTTGCCTACACTCCGGACGTACGATTCGGCACTGAACCGCTGTATCAGGCCTTCCAGTTCCACAGGCATCACCTGTTCGGATGGAGTTGGACGGCGAAAGAAACCAAGCTCAACGACCTAAAGGAGTAG
- a CDS encoding DUF5107 domain-containing protein has product MRRLLCGLALSGVFVWAQGPAAVRVEEGSLVIPTYEHSGRELEPALFPTSTVTGLYPFTTYLMPFQAGGPKPRRYQALFVENEYLKLTYIPEFGGRVFSLYDKLRGREVLYRNDVIKPASYNPRNSWPQSGLELTGPHDLHMLTLHSEPYWSHVAVRNADGSVTLALGETDPIYGMEVQLSATLHPGVAALEIGVRCYNGRPARMPQMLWINTAIRATPKTRFLYPMSRTVGHTTADIADWPLYNGLDYSWDRNNTHMLGVFGIDSYDNYQGAYQFDLDYGIFRYADRRVVQGMKLWTFGYGDSGSSHEAGYTDHAGPYVELQSGRYVWDGHYEWVQPHKTESWSEWWVPVAGTKGLTSLSADVALNLEIPEQVGAKATMALAATRKLIGAKVAVRSQAGELLNSKVDLDPARVLRMDISLRGAPVGLVVTVADAGGHVVFEYHRPDAPPGRKEYTPFTLSLERPRKAVGEMSVEELVLAGEYRLKELDDAGATTLFQQALVRDPGDSRAHRQLGIQDYQHARFKAAAEHLEKSIDRDPYAAEGHYYLALCHLALGRESQAERALYLIGTDSGYFGAREYQLGRLALRRKELAAAVRHFRAALGANEGDLSARVALGLALADLGQRTRANEELLAASRMQPSSRLAPAGRYLLAGDPQTTAELPRLLGRQSQEAMSVAQFFMDLLRWNDAVRLLQLVEKNNGDPWGTPSEFYYTLAYCQRRAGDISGADSSLKKARAAGGTIDRFPSRRESLAPLEEAVALAPADGQAHYLLACLLYHLGQPAQAIEQWRASVENRPADFSTRRALGLALAENGDADRAASELQRAVDLNPAHIRTLNDLSNLYARAGRFDEQLALLKRALASKPGDDDLAEGVLTSYLMKGLYPEAERLIEEHRFSPRHRSYGLRDKFRLMRFAQGAGALNRGDAAEALRLFEDSLRPPVSLGIDDFASQSSPRQLYYLGRAYEGLGRQSEAKSAFERACAGYEKLSGDRDSWSSENYFIVLALDRLGRREEAASLQSRFVNFGQSEVDDRVRERSAEARYLLALIRKREGKTSEALTLLQNAVDAKPDFLAARIELRGEAPDPLKPSGRD; this is encoded by the coding sequence ATGAGGCGTCTGCTTTGCGGCCTGGCTTTGTCGGGCGTGTTTGTGTGGGCTCAAGGCCCGGCGGCGGTCCGAGTCGAAGAGGGTTCGCTGGTGATTCCAACCTATGAACACTCCGGGCGCGAACTGGAGCCGGCGCTTTTCCCCACGTCCACAGTGACGGGCCTGTATCCGTTCACGACGTACCTGATGCCGTTTCAGGCCGGTGGTCCGAAGCCGCGGCGCTATCAGGCGCTCTTCGTTGAGAACGAGTATCTGAAGCTCACGTATATTCCGGAATTCGGCGGGCGCGTGTTTTCGCTCTATGACAAGCTGCGGGGGCGTGAGGTTCTCTATCGGAACGATGTGATCAAGCCTGCGTCCTACAATCCTCGTAACAGTTGGCCGCAGTCGGGGTTGGAACTCACGGGGCCGCACGATCTTCACATGCTGACGCTGCATTCCGAGCCCTATTGGTCGCATGTCGCGGTGAGGAATGCCGATGGCAGTGTGACGCTGGCGCTGGGCGAGACGGATCCCATATACGGGATGGAAGTGCAACTGTCGGCGACATTGCATCCCGGCGTCGCGGCGCTGGAGATTGGCGTGCGCTGCTACAACGGACGCCCCGCGCGGATGCCGCAGATGCTGTGGATCAACACCGCCATCCGAGCCACGCCCAAAACACGATTCCTCTATCCCATGAGCCGCACCGTCGGCCACACAACGGCCGACATCGCGGACTGGCCGCTGTACAACGGTCTGGACTACAGTTGGGACCGCAACAACACGCACATGCTGGGCGTTTTCGGAATCGATAGCTACGACAACTACCAGGGCGCCTATCAGTTCGATCTGGACTACGGCATCTTTCGCTACGCCGACCGGCGCGTCGTGCAGGGAATGAAGCTGTGGACGTTCGGATACGGTGACAGTGGCTCCAGCCACGAGGCGGGCTACACCGATCATGCCGGCCCATACGTCGAACTCCAGAGCGGACGCTACGTCTGGGACGGCCACTATGAGTGGGTGCAACCCCACAAGACCGAGAGTTGGAGCGAGTGGTGGGTGCCGGTGGCGGGCACGAAGGGGCTCACCAGTCTCAGCGCCGATGTCGCGCTGAATCTTGAGATTCCCGAGCAGGTCGGCGCGAAGGCGACCATGGCGCTGGCCGCGACCCGCAAGCTGATTGGAGCCAAAGTCGCCGTGCGCAGTCAGGCCGGGGAGCTTCTGAACTCCAAGGTCGACCTGGATCCCGCGCGGGTGCTTCGAATGGACATTTCGCTACGTGGCGCGCCGGTGGGGCTGGTAGTCACGGTGGCGGATGCCGGCGGCCACGTGGTGTTTGAGTACCACCGGCCTGACGCTCCGCCCGGCCGCAAGGAGTATACGCCGTTCACTCTGTCCCTGGAACGTCCACGCAAGGCGGTAGGCGAGATGAGTGTGGAGGAGTTGGTGCTGGCGGGCGAGTACCGGCTGAAGGAGCTGGATGATGCCGGCGCGACAACGCTGTTCCAGCAGGCGCTGGTGCGAGACCCCGGCGACTCCCGGGCGCACCGGCAACTCGGAATTCAGGACTATCAGCACGCCCGCTTCAAAGCGGCGGCGGAGCACTTGGAGAAGTCGATCGATCGGGATCCCTATGCTGCGGAAGGTCACTATTACCTGGCGCTGTGCCATTTGGCGTTAGGCCGGGAGTCACAGGCCGAGCGGGCGCTGTACCTCATCGGAACCGACAGTGGCTATTTCGGAGCACGGGAGTACCAACTGGGACGGCTTGCGCTACGGAGGAAGGAACTGGCGGCCGCCGTTCGCCACTTCCGAGCCGCATTGGGCGCCAACGAGGGCGATCTTTCCGCACGGGTTGCACTCGGTTTGGCATTGGCAGACCTTGGGCAACGAACCCGCGCCAACGAGGAACTGCTCGCTGCCTCCAGGATGCAGCCGTCCAGCCGTCTGGCACCTGCCGGGCGATATCTTCTGGCCGGGGATCCGCAGACAACGGCGGAACTGCCGCGCCTGTTGGGCAGGCAGAGCCAGGAGGCGATGTCCGTCGCGCAGTTCTTCATGGACCTGTTGCGTTGGAATGACGCCGTGCGACTGCTGCAGTTGGTGGAGAAAAACAATGGCGACCCCTGGGGGACTCCAAGCGAGTTCTACTACACGCTGGCCTACTGCCAGCGCCGCGCGGGCGATATCTCCGGTGCCGACAGCTCGCTCAAGAAAGCCCGTGCCGCCGGTGGCACGATTGACCGGTTTCCATCGAGACGCGAGAGCCTGGCTCCCCTGGAAGAGGCGGTTGCTTTGGCTCCCGCCGACGGCCAGGCGCACTATCTACTCGCGTGCCTGCTGTATCATCTGGGACAGCCGGCGCAGGCCATTGAGCAATGGCGGGCGTCTGTGGAGAATCGACCTGCGGACTTCTCGACACGGCGGGCTTTGGGGCTCGCGCTCGCTGAGAACGGTGATGCGGATCGAGCGGCCAGTGAGCTCCAGCGCGCCGTCGACCTCAACCCCGCCCACATCCGCACACTGAACGACCTCAGCAATCTCTACGCGCGCGCCGGGCGCTTCGATGAGCAACTTGCATTACTCAAGAGGGCCCTGGCCAGCAAGCCCGGTGATGACGATCTGGCCGAAGGAGTGCTCACTTCGTACCTGATGAAGGGGCTTTATCCGGAGGCTGAACGACTGATTGAGGAGCATCGCTTCAGCCCGCGCCATCGGAGCTACGGCCTCCGTGACAAGTTCCGGCTGATGCGGTTCGCGCAGGGAGCGGGGGCACTCAACCGAGGCGACGCCGCCGAGGCATTGCGGCTCTTCGAGGATTCTCTTCGGCCTCCGGTCAGCCTGGGAATTGACGACTTCGCATCGCAGAGTTCGCCGCGGCAGTTGTACTATCTCGGACGAGCCTACGAAGGCTTGGGACGGCAGTCCGAGGCGAAGTCGGCCTTCGAGCGTGCCTGTGCAGGATACGAAAAGCTGTCCGGGGACCGGGACAGTTGGAGCAGTGAGAACTATTTCATCGTACTGGCACTGGACCGGCTAGGCCGCCGCGAGGAAGCGGCCTCACTGCAGAGCCGTTTCGTCAACTTTGGTCAATCCGAGGTTGATGACAGGGTGCGTGAACGGAGCGCCGAGGCGAGGTATCTGTTGGCCCTAATCCGAAAGCGGGAGGGCAAGACGTCTGAGGCGCTGACCCTGCTTCAGAACGCAGTCGACGCCAAGCCGGACTTCCTGGCCGCGCGCATCGAGCTTCGCGGTGAGGCGCCGGATCCGCTGAAGCCGTCCGGCAGAGACTAG